In Planctomycetia bacterium, a single genomic region encodes these proteins:
- a CDS encoding circularly permuted type 2 ATP-grasp protein, which yields MLDAEGNPRPHYEPLYRRLRTMSSTEFRRRKSMTDLTMQQEGVGFTVYRADEGIERVWPMDPVPRIIPAHEWSEIERGLAQRLTALNHFLHDIYHQQHILRDGVVDPRLVYGAAYFRREFMGATVPKDIYIHICGSDLIRDTDGRYVVLEDNGRTPSGVSYMLQNRQVLKRVFPQVFELYDVRLTDDYPAYLLDVLKFIAPPPAAADPTVVLLSPGIYNSAYFEHSFLAQRMGIELVEGRDLLVDQSRVFMRTTRGLRRVDVIYRRIDDDFLDPLTFRPDSMLGVPGLVNAYRAGNVSLANSIGTGIADDKGIYPFVPDMIRYYLKQDPILQNVETFRPQLPSHMSHVLANLDKMVVKTVNESGGYGMLIGPASTAEQREEFARLIKAKPRDYIAQPTIQLSTHPTFVDGAIEGRHVDLRPFILYGERITIVPGALTRVALPKGSLVVNSSQGGGSKDTWVLAE from the coding sequence ATGCTCGACGCCGAGGGCAATCCTCGGCCGCATTACGAGCCGCTCTACCGGCGTCTGCGGACGATGAGCTCCACGGAGTTCCGTCGCCGCAAGAGCATGACCGACCTGACGATGCAACAGGAAGGGGTCGGCTTCACTGTTTACCGCGCCGACGAAGGCATCGAACGGGTCTGGCCGATGGATCCGGTGCCGCGGATCATTCCGGCGCATGAATGGAGCGAGATCGAACGCGGGCTGGCGCAGCGGCTCACCGCGCTCAATCATTTTCTGCATGACATTTACCACCAGCAGCATATTCTGCGCGATGGCGTGGTGGACCCTCGTCTGGTTTACGGGGCCGCCTATTTCCGCCGCGAGTTCATGGGGGCGACTGTCCCCAAAGACATCTACATCCACATCTGCGGCTCCGACCTGATTCGCGACACGGACGGCCGCTATGTAGTCTTGGAGGACAACGGTCGCACCCCCTCCGGCGTGAGCTACATGCTCCAAAACCGGCAGGTGCTGAAGCGCGTGTTCCCGCAGGTCTTCGAGTTGTACGACGTGCGTCTGACGGACGACTACCCGGCTTACTTGCTGGACGTCCTCAAGTTCATCGCGCCGCCGCCAGCCGCGGCCGACCCCACCGTCGTGCTGCTGAGCCCCGGCATTTACAACTCCGCGTATTTCGAGCACAGCTTTCTCGCGCAGCGCATGGGCATCGAATTGGTCGAAGGGCGCGATTTGCTTGTCGATCAAAGTCGCGTGTTTATGCGGACGACGCGCGGCCTGCGGCGCGTGGACGTGATCTATCGCCGCATCGACGACGATTTTCTTGATCCGCTGACGTTCCGCCCTGACAGCATGTTGGGCGTGCCAGGGTTGGTGAACGCGTATCGCGCCGGCAACGTCTCACTGGCGAACAGCATCGGCACGGGAATCGCCGACGACAAGGGCATTTACCCCTTCGTTCCGGACATGATCCGCTACTACTTGAAGCAGGATCCGATTCTGCAGAACGTCGAAACCTTCCGCCCGCAGTTGCCCAGCCACATGAGCCACGTGTTGGCGAACCTGGACAAGATGGTCGTCAAGACGGTGAACGAATCCGGCGGCTACGGCATGTTGATCGGCCCGGCGTCGACCGCCGAGCAGCGCGAGGAATTCGCGCGGCTGATCAAGGCCAAACCCCGCGATTATATCGCGCAACCCACGATTCAACTCAGCACGCATCCCACGTTCGTCGACGGCGCGATCGAAGGCCGCCACGTCGACTTGCGTCCC
- a CDS encoding peptidase, which produces MTYCLGIKTEAGLVLASDSRTNAGIDHVDTCRKMHTFVTPGERLFVILSSGSLSITQSVITLLDEEFARRQGLASAANFYAAARCVGGHVRKVAELDRTALERDGISFNINLIVGGQIRGEEHHLYLIYPQGNPLRATVESPFLQIGESKYGRPILDRGVRHHETTLEEATKYALLSIDSTMRSNMAVGPPIDIVAYAPDEFDLRRRARLTASDTRLTELRSHWESELRRVIQTLPSVKLP; this is translated from the coding sequence ATGACGTATTGTTTGGGCATCAAGACCGAAGCTGGCCTGGTGCTGGCCTCCGACTCGCGCACCAACGCCGGCATCGACCACGTCGACACCTGCCGCAAGATGCACACCTTTGTCACGCCCGGCGAGCGCTTGTTCGTCATTCTCTCGAGCGGCAGCCTCTCGATCACGCAGTCGGTTATTACGCTGCTGGACGAGGAATTTGCCCGCCGGCAGGGACTGGCTTCGGCGGCCAATTTTTACGCCGCGGCGCGCTGCGTGGGGGGGCACGTGCGCAAAGTCGCCGAGCTGGATCGCACTGCCCTGGAACGGGACGGGATTAGCTTCAATATCAATCTGATTGTGGGCGGGCAGATTCGCGGCGAAGAGCATCACCTGTATCTGATTTACCCGCAAGGAAACCCGTTACGCGCGACCGTGGAATCGCCATTCTTGCAGATTGGCGAGAGCAAATATGGCCGACCGATCCTCGATCGCGGCGTGCGGCATCACGAGACGACGCTCGAGGAAGCGACGAAGTACGCGCTGCTGTCGATCGACTCGACGATGCGCTCCAACATGGCCGTCGGCCCGCCCATCGACATCGTCGCCTATGCGCCGGACGAGTTCGATTTACGACGCCGCGCCCGGCTCACGGCCAGCGACACACGGCTGACGGAGCTGCGCAGCCACTGGGAGAGCGAACTGCGCCGCGTGATCCAGACGTTGCCAAGCGTGAAGCTGCCGTGA